A section of the Salminus brasiliensis chromosome 10, fSalBra1.hap2, whole genome shotgun sequence genome encodes:
- the slc35f4 gene encoding solute carrier family 35 member F4 isoform X2, with protein MRKHSARVAPLSSYSTQVLTCPISEGDEGSDSHAETPASEESGEATPFQTCISVVLKVLGGLLVVLCVSSSWVGTTQLVQRTFKSFSCPFFISWFSTNWNILFFPLYYSGHVAITREKQTPIQKFRECSRLFGEDGMTLKLFLKRTAPFSILWTLTNYLYLLALRKLTATDVSALYCCHKAFVFLLSWIVLKDRFMGVRIVAAIMAITGIVMMAYADGFHGDSIIGVALAVGSASTSALYKVLFKMFLGSANLGEVAHFFSTMGFFNLIFISCVPLILYFTKVEHWGSLSSLPWGYLCGVAGLWLVFNILVNVGVVLTYPILISIGTLLSVPGNAAIDVLKHEVIFSVVRLAATCIICVGFLLLLLPEEWDTVTLRFLATLADKKSEEHGEELTESSIHTRSRSRANGAVSIPMA; from the exons ATGAGAAAACATTCCGCCAGAGTTGCTCCTCTCAGCTCGTACAGCACACAGGTCCTCACCTGCCCCATCTCTGAAG GAGATGAAGGCTCGGACTCCCATGCCGAGACTCCAGCCAGCGAAGAAAGTGGAGAGGCAACCCCTTTTCAGACGTGCATCAGTGTAGTTCTGAAGGTGCTGGGCGGGCTGCTGGTGGTCCTGTGTGTGTCCTCGTCATGGGTGGGAACTACTCAGCTGGTCCAGCGCACCTTTAAGTCTTTTTCCTGCCCTTTCTTCATCTCCTGGTTCAGCACCAACTGGAACAtcctcttctttcctctctACTACTCCGGCCACGTGGCCATCACCAGAGAGAAGCAGACACCCATTCAGAAATTCAG GGAGTGCAGCCGACTCTTTGGGGAAGATGGGATGACTCTAAAGCTGTTTCTGAAGAGGACAGCACCTTTTTCCATCTTGTGGACACTAACTAATTATCTATACCTCCTAGCTCTGAGAAAACTCACAGCTACAGATGTTTCAGCACTCTACTGCTGCCACAAGGCCTTCGTCTTCCTCCTGTCCTGGATCGTCCTCAAAGATCGCTTCATGGGTGTACGG ATTGTAGCTGCCATTATGGCCATCACAGGCATCGTCATGATGGCCTATGCTGATGGTTTCCATGGAGACTCTATCATAGGTGTGGCTTTGGCAGTAGGCTCCGCCTCCACATCTGCACTCTACAAG GTGCTGTTTAAGATGTTCCTGGGCAGTGCCAACCTAGGAGAGGTCGCCCACTTTTTCTCCACCATGGGCTTCTTCAACCTGATCTTCATCTCCTGCGTGCCCCTCATCCTCTACTTTACTAAAGTAGAGCACTGGGGCTCCCTCTCCTCGCTGCCCTGGGGCTATTTGTGCGGAGTGGCCGGCCTGTGGCTTG TATTCAACATTCTGGTCAATGTAGGTGTGGTTCTCACCTACCCCATCCTCATATCTATCGGGACCTTACTCAGTGTTCCAGGCAATGCAG CTATCGATGTGCTGAAACACGAGGTGATCTTCAGTGTAGTGCGCCTGGCTGCCACCTGCATTATCTGTGTGGGCttcctgctgttgctgctgcctgAAGAGTGGGATACGGTCACTTTGCGTTTCCTGGCCACCCTCGCTGACAAGAAGTCCGAGGAGCATGGAGAAGAGCTCACGGAGTCCAGCATTCACACCCGCAGCCGCAGCAGAGCCAATGGAGCCGTGTCCATCCCCATGGCGTGA
- the slc35f4 gene encoding solute carrier family 35 member F4 isoform X1, producing the protein MENEVVEQPGVRLEPLRSSHLPGKASPKSPRAESHPTYREAPKVTANGVHDIEDRILRMTGYYGYYPGYSSHRRDEGSDSHAETPASEESGEATPFQTCISVVLKVLGGLLVVLCVSSSWVGTTQLVQRTFKSFSCPFFISWFSTNWNILFFPLYYSGHVAITREKQTPIQKFRECSRLFGEDGMTLKLFLKRTAPFSILWTLTNYLYLLALRKLTATDVSALYCCHKAFVFLLSWIVLKDRFMGVRIVAAIMAITGIVMMAYADGFHGDSIIGVALAVGSASTSALYKVLFKMFLGSANLGEVAHFFSTMGFFNLIFISCVPLILYFTKVEHWGSLSSLPWGYLCGVAGLWLVFNILVNVGVVLTYPILISIGTLLSVPGNAAIDVLKHEVIFSVVRLAATCIICVGFLLLLLPEEWDTVTLRFLATLADKKSEEHGEELTESSIHTRSRSRANGAVSIPMA; encoded by the exons ATGGAGAACGAGGTGGTGGAGCAGCCCGGAGTCCGCCTGGAGCCGCTCAGGAGCTCCCACCTCCCGGGCAAAGCGTCCCCTAAATCCCCCAGAGCGGAGAGCCACCCGACCTACAGGGAAGCACCCAAAGTGACGGCCAACGGGGTGCATGACATTGAGGACCGGATTTTACGAATGACGGGCTATTATGGCTACTACCCTGGATATTCCAGCCACAGAA GAGATGAAGGCTCGGACTCCCATGCCGAGACTCCAGCCAGCGAAGAAAGTGGAGAGGCAACCCCTTTTCAGACGTGCATCAGTGTAGTTCTGAAGGTGCTGGGCGGGCTGCTGGTGGTCCTGTGTGTGTCCTCGTCATGGGTGGGAACTACTCAGCTGGTCCAGCGCACCTTTAAGTCTTTTTCCTGCCCTTTCTTCATCTCCTGGTTCAGCACCAACTGGAACAtcctcttctttcctctctACTACTCCGGCCACGTGGCCATCACCAGAGAGAAGCAGACACCCATTCAGAAATTCAG GGAGTGCAGCCGACTCTTTGGGGAAGATGGGATGACTCTAAAGCTGTTTCTGAAGAGGACAGCACCTTTTTCCATCTTGTGGACACTAACTAATTATCTATACCTCCTAGCTCTGAGAAAACTCACAGCTACAGATGTTTCAGCACTCTACTGCTGCCACAAGGCCTTCGTCTTCCTCCTGTCCTGGATCGTCCTCAAAGATCGCTTCATGGGTGTACGG ATTGTAGCTGCCATTATGGCCATCACAGGCATCGTCATGATGGCCTATGCTGATGGTTTCCATGGAGACTCTATCATAGGTGTGGCTTTGGCAGTAGGCTCCGCCTCCACATCTGCACTCTACAAG GTGCTGTTTAAGATGTTCCTGGGCAGTGCCAACCTAGGAGAGGTCGCCCACTTTTTCTCCACCATGGGCTTCTTCAACCTGATCTTCATCTCCTGCGTGCCCCTCATCCTCTACTTTACTAAAGTAGAGCACTGGGGCTCCCTCTCCTCGCTGCCCTGGGGCTATTTGTGCGGAGTGGCCGGCCTGTGGCTTG TATTCAACATTCTGGTCAATGTAGGTGTGGTTCTCACCTACCCCATCCTCATATCTATCGGGACCTTACTCAGTGTTCCAGGCAATGCAG CTATCGATGTGCTGAAACACGAGGTGATCTTCAGTGTAGTGCGCCTGGCTGCCACCTGCATTATCTGTGTGGGCttcctgctgttgctgctgcctgAAGAGTGGGATACGGTCACTTTGCGTTTCCTGGCCACCCTCGCTGACAAGAAGTCCGAGGAGCATGGAGAAGAGCTCACGGAGTCCAGCATTCACACCCGCAGCCGCAGCAGAGCCAATGGAGCCGTGTCCATCCCCATGGCGTGA